The following are encoded together in the Clostridium sp. BJN0013 genome:
- a CDS encoding acyl-CoA dehydrogenase family protein — MDFELTKEQQLIRDTVRKFAETKIEPIAFQLDEKNMFPEKIVNEMGELSIMGLPYPQEYGGAGKDVLSYAIAVEELSRVDAGVGVILSAHTSLGTWPIMEFGTKEQKEKYLVPLASGKKIAAFGLTEPNAGSDAGKTETTAVLEGDHYVINGSKVFITNADYADTYVIFAVTTPGLGTKGISAFIIEKGMDGFTFGTHYNKMGIRSSATAELLFKNLKVPKHNLLGKENEGFKIAMQTLEGGRIGIAAQALGIAQGAYEKALSYSKERVQFGKPISRQQSIAFKLADMATKIRAARFMVYSAAVLKQEHKNYGMESAMAKLYASDICLEVVNDAVQIYGGSGFIKGFPVERMYRDAKICTIYEGTNEIQKLIISSDILGKPKKEPIEENKENKVNKAKPITGNRRRVIIKEGSPKEKVDAFLNYIKSENINISRTVISGGSIRDADKVCSIGMGLKDKKDLPLIQSLADTIGAELGCSRPVAEEREWLPLDHYVGISGQKFSGTFYLAIGISGQVQHLKGIENAGIITAINIDENAPIFSNADYGIVGDLYEIVPLLTEALKKNLSSES; from the coding sequence ATGGATTTTGAACTTACTAAAGAACAGCAATTGATTAGAGACACTGTTCGAAAATTTGCAGAAACAAAAATTGAGCCTATTGCATTTCAACTAGATGAAAAAAATATGTTCCCCGAAAAAATAGTTAATGAAATGGGGGAACTATCTATTATGGGTCTTCCCTATCCCCAGGAATATGGGGGAGCTGGCAAAGATGTGTTAAGTTATGCTATTGCTGTAGAAGAATTATCAAGAGTAGATGCAGGTGTGGGTGTTATATTATCTGCACATACATCCCTTGGAACATGGCCTATTATGGAATTTGGAACGAAAGAACAAAAAGAAAAATATCTGGTTCCATTGGCTTCTGGCAAAAAAATTGCTGCTTTTGGTCTTACAGAACCTAATGCTGGAAGTGATGCCGGCAAGACAGAAACTACAGCAGTTTTAGAAGGTGATCATTATGTCATAAATGGCTCTAAGGTATTTATAACAAATGCGGATTATGCAGATACTTATGTAATATTTGCAGTTACAACTCCGGGTTTGGGAACCAAAGGGATAAGTGCCTTTATTATTGAAAAGGGTATGGATGGATTTACTTTTGGTACTCATTATAATAAAATGGGTATACGTTCTTCCGCTACTGCAGAACTTTTATTTAAAAATTTGAAGGTACCAAAACATAATCTCTTGGGAAAAGAAAATGAAGGTTTTAAAATTGCCATGCAGACTTTGGAAGGCGGGCGAATAGGTATTGCGGCACAGGCACTTGGAATTGCCCAGGGTGCTTATGAGAAAGCACTAAGCTACTCCAAGGAAAGGGTTCAGTTCGGAAAACCTATTTCAAGACAACAATCCATAGCATTTAAACTTGCGGATATGGCTACTAAAATTCGGGCGGCTAGATTTATGGTATATAGTGCAGCTGTATTAAAGCAGGAACATAAAAATTATGGAATGGAATCTGCTATGGCGAAATTGTACGCTTCTGATATTTGTCTGGAAGTTGTTAATGATGCAGTACAAATATATGGTGGTTCAGGTTTTATTAAAGGTTTCCCTGTAGAGCGTATGTACCGTGATGCTAAGATCTGTACAATATATGAAGGAACTAATGAGATTCAAAAACTTATTATCTCCAGTGATATTTTAGGCAAACCTAAAAAAGAACCCATTGAGGAAAATAAAGAGAATAAAGTTAATAAAGCAAAACCTATAACGGGAAACCGTAGGAGGGTTATTATAAAAGAAGGCTCTCCAAAAGAAAAGGTAGATGCATTTTTAAATTATATTAAAAGTGAAAATATAAATATTAGTAGAACTGTAATTTCTGGAGGAAGTATCAGAGATGCAGATAAAGTATGCAGTATAGGAATGGGCTTAAAGGATAAAAAGGACTTGCCTTTAATACAATCCCTAGCGGATACGATTGGTGCTGAACTTGGCTGCTCCAGGCCTGTGGCTGAGGAAAGAGAGTGGCTGCCACTTGATCATTATGTAGGTATATCGGGACAGAAATTCAGTGGGACATTTTATCTTGCCATTGGTATATCAGGACAAGTTCAACATTTAAAAGGTATTGAAAATGCTGGAATTATAACTGCTATAAACATAGACGAAAATGCTCCTATATTTTCAAATGCAGATTATGGTATCGTAGGAGATTTATATGAAATTGTACCACTACTTACTGAGGCTTTAAAAAAGAATTTATCAAGTGAATCTTAG
- a CDS encoding iron-sulfur cluster assembly scaffold protein: MFTSEYTDTVIEHFMCPRNVGIIDDSNGEGKAGGASCGDSLNIYIRVENNIIEDISFLVYGCPASIATSSMTTELAKKKTLEEALSIGEDDIIDALGGLPDHKKHCSNLGVKALRSAIEDYLHRDKKSNALKYGG, translated from the coding sequence ATGTTTACAAGTGAATATACAGATACTGTTATTGAGCACTTTATGTGTCCTAGAAATGTAGGTATCATAGATGATTCAAATGGTGAGGGAAAAGCTGGAGGTGCATCCTGTGGAGATTCATTAAATATATATATTAGAGTAGAAAACAATATAATAGAAGATATCAGTTTTTTAGTTTATGGATGTCCTGCATCTATAGCCACAAGCAGTATGACAACAGAACTAGCAAAGAAGAAAACCTTGGAAGAGGCATTATCCATTGGAGAAGATGATATAATAGATGCCCTAGGAGGATTGCCGGATCATAAAAAACACTGTTCTAATCTTGGTGTTAAAGCCTTAAGAAGTGCTATTGAAGATTATCTGCATAGGGATAAAAAATCAAATGCTTTAAAATATGGAGGCTAA
- a CDS encoding DUF134 domain-containing protein: MARPIKFRKVEFFPKSTYFVPWGKAKCKISETVLKVEELEAMRLKDIEELNQEECAEKMQVSRQTFQNIIDSARKKVAVALTQGNAIRISGGNYTTNFCKFKCFDCGELYEVNYEQDRLLCPVCGSQRVLCSKKADFCTKWCKNNKCE, encoded by the coding sequence ATGGCAAGACCAATAAAATTTAGGAAAGTAGAATTTTTCCCTAAAAGCACCTATTTTGTACCTTGGGGAAAGGCTAAATGCAAAATTAGTGAAACAGTCTTAAAAGTGGAAGAGCTTGAGGCCATGAGGTTAAAAGATATTGAGGAATTGAATCAGGAAGAATGTGCCGAAAAGATGCAGGTATCCAGACAGACTTTTCAAAATATAATTGATAGTGCAAGAAAAAAGGTGGCTGTAGCTTTGACACAGGGAAATGCTATAAGAATAAGTGGAGGAAATTACACAACTAATTTTTGTAAATTCAAGTGTTTTGATTGTGGTGAACTATATGAAGTGAATTATGAACAGGACAGACTTCTTTGTCCTGTTTGTGGTTCACAAAGGGTTTTATGCAGTAAAAAAGCAGATTTTTGCACAAAATGGTGTAAGAATAATAAGTGTGAGTAG
- a CDS encoding Fur family transcriptional regulator has protein sequence MDKDLSLYKKLIKNNGYEFTIQKRILLLEMINANTHLSVKQIYERIKDKNIGLATIYRSLKIFNELGIVKKINIDDINYYEIKIFSGKPLHIHFKCNKCNSIIDVDNFDLDLSYIKLNKKIEEKNNLEIYDVDIMLTGLCSKCKGG, from the coding sequence ATGGATAAGGATCTTTCGTTATACAAGAAGTTAATTAAAAATAATGGATATGAGTTCACTATACAAAAGAGAATTTTACTTTTAGAGATGATAAATGCCAATACTCATTTATCTGTAAAGCAAATTTATGAAAGAATTAAAGACAAAAATATTGGCCTTGCTACAATATACAGAAGTCTAAAGATATTTAATGAATTGGGCATAGTAAAAAAAATTAATATTGATGATATCAATTACTATGAAATAAAAATTTTTAGCGGGAAACCTCTCCATATACATTTTAAATGTAATAAGTGTAATAGTATAATAGATGTAGATAATTTTGATCTAGATCTTTCATATATCAAGTTAAATAAAAAAATTGAAGAGAAAAATAATTTAGAAATATACGATGTAGATATCATGTTAACAGGACTATGCAGTAAATGCAAAGGAGGATAA
- a CDS encoding NifB/NifX family molybdenum-iron cluster-binding protein, with protein MKIAVASEGKYISGHFGHCDGFTIYQIDNEKIKNEEFKPNPGHKPGYLPVFLKELDVNVVISGGMGVTAQELFNENGIEVVVGAEGLCGAAVEKFIKGELKSTGSVCTEHAHEGHCGE; from the coding sequence ATGAAAATAGCAGTTGCAAGTGAGGGAAAATATATAAGTGGACATTTTGGACATTGTGATGGATTTACAATTTATCAGATAGACAATGAAAAAATAAAAAATGAGGAATTTAAACCTAATCCAGGACATAAGCCAGGATATTTACCGGTATTTTTAAAGGAACTTGATGTAAATGTAGTAATATCAGGAGGAATGGGTGTTACTGCTCAAGAGCTTTTCAATGAAAATGGAATAGAGGTTGTGGTAGGAGCTGAAGGTTTATGCGGTGCTGCCGTAGAAAAATTTATAAAAGGTGAACTTAAATCCACAGGTAGTGTATGTACTGAACATGCCCATGAAGGTCACTGCGGCGAGTAA
- a CDS encoding C-GCAxxG-C-C family (seleno)protein yields the protein MKKAVDFYEEGYNCAESIIKVVNEEKNLNIPVSIASPFGRGMTVGSSCGAITGALMALGAIKGRKEAVEPNQSRDYTKKIMGKIKEKYGTFQCAELKKKGVSCAEIIEYTHGVLKEYID from the coding sequence ATGAAAAAAGCAGTGGACTTTTATGAAGAAGGATATAATTGCGCAGAATCTATAATAAAGGTGGTAAATGAGGAAAAGAATTTAAATATTCCCGTATCAATAGCAAGTCCTTTTGGAAGGGGTATGACTGTGGGAAGCAGTTGTGGGGCAATAACAGGAGCACTTATGGCTTTAGGTGCAATAAAAGGAAGAAAAGAAGCAGTGGAACCTAATCAGTCAAGAGATTATACAAAAAAAATTATGGGTAAAATAAAGGAGAAATATGGAACATTCCAGTGTGCAGAATTAAAGAAAAAGGGTGTATCCTGTGCTGAAATAATTGAATATACCCATGGTGTTTTAAAAGAGTATATAGATTAA
- a CDS encoding ATP-binding protein, whose product MELVILSGKGGTGKTTIATALSELAKDVVRIDCDVDAPNLYLFYKGVDIEKKSFYSGKKAVINEDYCNRCGKCEITCKFNVIKDYMVDDFLCEGCGACTLICPEKAIKLVENKSAETFITSTDKGIISRAQIDIGSDGSGKLVTFLRNNGKKFAAEDTLTIIDASPGIGCPVISSITGSDAVLLVTEPTKSGLEDLMRVTALCMSFGVFIMVCINKYDINYNITVEIEKFVAEKELVLVGKIPYDDTVMKSINELKSIIYYEDSEACRSVKEMWVNIKNIFTKNFRMEEYINEKSSGLL is encoded by the coding sequence ATGGAACTAGTAATATTAAGTGGAAAAGGAGGCACCGGAAAGACCACAATTGCAACAGCGTTATCAGAACTTGCCAAAGATGTGGTCAGAATAGATTGTGATGTAGATGCCCCTAATTTATATCTTTTTTACAAGGGTGTGGATATAGAAAAAAAAAGTTTTTATAGTGGTAAAAAGGCAGTTATAAATGAGGATTATTGTAATAGATGTGGAAAATGTGAAATCACATGTAAATTTAATGTCATAAAAGATTATATGGTAGATGATTTTCTCTGTGAAGGCTGTGGGGCATGTACTTTAATATGTCCTGAAAAAGCAATTAAGCTGGTGGAGAATAAGTCAGCTGAAACTTTTATTACAAGTACAGACAAGGGTATAATTTCTAGAGCGCAGATAGATATAGGCAGCGATGGTTCAGGAAAGTTAGTTACTTTTTTAAGAAATAATGGAAAAAAATTTGCTGCAGAAGATACACTGACAATTATTGATGCTTCCCCTGGAATAGGATGTCCTGTTATTTCATCTATAACTGGCAGTGATGCAGTATTACTTGTTACTGAACCTACAAAATCTGGACTTGAGGATTTGATGAGAGTAACTGCATTATGTATGAGTTTTGGGGTATTTATTATGGTGTGTATAAATAAGTATGATATAAATTACAATATCACCGTAGAAATAGAAAAGTTTGTGGCAGAAAAAGAGTTAGTGTTAGTGGGAAAAATACCTTATGATGATACCGTAATGAAATCAATAAATGAGTTGAAATCAATTATATACTATGAAGATAGTGAGGCCTGTAGATCCGTTAAGGAAATGTGGGTTAACATAAAAAACATATTTACTAAAAATTTTAGAATGGAGGAATATATAAATGAAAAAAGCAGTGGACTTTTATGA
- a CDS encoding P-loop NTPase, producing the protein MNIAVLSGKGGTGKTTVSTNIAFALKANYVDCDVEEPNGFLFLKPHIEETEQVKVEYPFIDDEKCISCGLCVKVCEFNALAKVKDDIILFQKLCHGCGACKIICKQDALSYRYRNTGKIEKGYAQNIECLRGVLNVGEPMAVPVIKQLLENVPQGVNVVDCSPGTSCNVVNIMRYAKGAILVTEPTEFGFHDLKMAIELVKVFNIPFGIVINKDNGEDNIIKKYCREKDIPLIGSIAYSKNIAEIYSKGEILYNNAEYKKAFDDMAESVLEVLKWN; encoded by the coding sequence TTGAATATAGCAGTATTAAGTGGAAAAGGAGGTACAGGTAAAACTACTGTGTCTACAAATATTGCCTTTGCATTAAAGGCCAATTATGTAGATTGTGATGTAGAAGAACCAAATGGATTTTTATTTTTGAAACCACATATTGAAGAGACAGAACAGGTTAAGGTAGAATATCCATTTATAGATGATGAAAAATGTATTTCCTGTGGCTTATGTGTAAAGGTCTGTGAATTTAATGCCCTTGCAAAGGTTAAAGATGATATTATATTATTTCAGAAGTTATGTCATGGTTGTGGAGCCTGTAAAATTATATGTAAACAGGATGCTTTAAGTTATAGGTATAGAAATACCGGTAAAATAGAAAAGGGTTACGCACAAAATATAGAATGTCTAAGAGGAGTACTTAATGTAGGAGAACCTATGGCAGTACCTGTAATAAAACAGCTCTTGGAAAATGTTCCACAGGGAGTAAATGTAGTTGATTGCAGTCCAGGTACCTCATGTAATGTAGTAAACATTATGAGATATGCAAAAGGGGCAATACTCGTTACAGAACCAACTGAATTTGGATTTCATGACCTTAAAATGGCTATAGAACTGGTAAAAGTGTTTAATATTCCTTTTGGAATAGTCATAAATAAAGATAATGGTGAAGACAATATAATAAAAAAGTACTGCAGGGAAAAAGATATACCTTTAATAGGCAGTATTGCCTATAGCAAAAATATAGCTGAAATTTATTCAAAGGGAGAAATTCTATATAATAATGCAGAATATAAAAAGGCGTTTGACGACATGGCAGAAAGTGTATTGGAGGTGCTAAAATGGAACTAG
- a CDS encoding NifB/NifX family molybdenum-iron cluster-binding protein: MKIAISAHGAEVDSLLDVRFGRCKYFQIHNTEGGEIKILENKGQFSGGGAGIVAAQQVLDENVEAIITGSLGPNAFKIIDKSGIKVYKCESIAVSSALEKFQKGELKELTQSGTAHHGI, encoded by the coding sequence ATGAAGATAGCAATTTCGGCACATGGAGCAGAAGTAGACAGTTTATTGGATGTTAGATTTGGAAGGTGTAAGTATTTTCAAATTCATAATACTGAAGGAGGAGAAATTAAGATACTGGAAAATAAAGGCCAATTTTCAGGGGGAGGTGCCGGTATTGTGGCGGCACAACAAGTGCTTGATGAAAATGTGGAGGCTATAATCACTGGAAGTCTAGGACCTAATGCTTTTAAAATTATTGATAAATCAGGAATTAAAGTTTATAAGTGCGAAAGTATTGCTGTGAGTTCTGCCTTAGAAAAATTTCAAAAGGGTGAACTTAAAGAGCTAACACAGTCAGGAACGGCGCATCATGGAATTTAA
- a CDS encoding Mrp/NBP35 family ATP-binding protein, whose product MSECNSCPSNDGCSKDKENCMVKNNPYNNVKKIIGVMSGKGGVGKSSISVLIARHLKDMGYSVGILDADVTGPSIPNLMGLRGKKAETNEEFILPVETQSEIKTISLNLLLQDENQPVIWRGPLISGAVKQFWTDVIWGELDYLVIDMPPGTADVALTVMQSIPISGLVMVSIPQELVSMIVSKAVNMAKAMNINILGVIENMSYITCPDCGKKIKFFNGKNTEKFLKEMNLKFLGELPMLNSVSNLSEQGNENIDESLKKIFSPIVTNIINGLEEKK is encoded by the coding sequence GTGTCAGAGTGCAATTCATGCCCGTCAAATGATGGGTGCAGCAAGGATAAGGAAAATTGTATGGTTAAAAACAATCCCTATAACAATGTGAAGAAAATTATTGGTGTTATGAGTGGCAAAGGGGGAGTGGGAAAATCATCAATATCTGTTCTTATAGCCAGACACTTGAAAGATATGGGTTATAGTGTAGGAATTTTAGATGCAGATGTGACAGGACCAAGTATTCCTAATTTAATGGGTTTAAGAGGGAAGAAAGCAGAAACCAATGAAGAATTTATATTACCTGTGGAAACACAAAGTGAAATAAAAACGATATCATTAAATTTACTTTTACAAGATGAAAACCAACCGGTTATATGGAGGGGACCGCTAATATCTGGAGCAGTAAAACAATTTTGGACAGATGTAATATGGGGAGAACTTGATTATCTGGTAATTGACATGCCGCCTGGAACAGCAGATGTTGCACTTACAGTAATGCAGTCTATTCCTATAAGTGGTTTGGTCATGGTATCTATACCGCAGGAGTTAGTTTCTATGATAGTTTCAAAGGCTGTGAATATGGCTAAAGCTATGAATATTAATATTTTGGGAGTTATTGAAAATATGAGTTATATAACTTGTCCTGATTGTGGAAAGAAGATAAAATTCTTCAATGGGAAAAATACAGAGAAGTTTTTAAAAGAGATGAATTTGAAGTTTTTAGGAGAACTTCCTATGCTAAACAGTGTAAGCAATTTGTCAGAGCAGGGAAATGAGAATATAGATGAAAGTCTTAAAAAGATTTTTAGTCCTATTGTTACTAATATTATAAATGGTTTGGAGGAAAAAAAATGA
- a CDS encoding class I SAM-dependent methyltransferase, protein MAHKFDAKNKHKLDNATRRRLLPPEETLIKLGLQQGDIMADIGCGIGYFSIPACKIVGERGKIFAMDILPEMLQEVEINKKKHNIVSSIKTLLTTENNLKLEDGTISFAFISNVLHEALDKEKLLNEIRRILSPKGRLAIVEWEKIQGEFGPPLEHRLDKFHLMKVLDKIKFSNISLVSIGENFYGLTAQK, encoded by the coding sequence ATGGCTCATAAATTTGATGCAAAAAACAAGCATAAATTGGATAATGCCACCAGGAGGAGATTACTTCCCCCTGAAGAAACCCTTATAAAACTTGGATTACAACAGGGCGATATAATGGCAGATATAGGCTGTGGAATTGGATATTTCTCAATACCAGCATGTAAAATTGTAGGAGAGAGGGGAAAAATATTTGCAATGGATATTCTGCCTGAAATGCTCCAAGAAGTTGAAATAAATAAAAAGAAACATAACATTGTTTCTAGTATAAAGACTTTATTAACAACAGAAAATAATTTAAAATTGGAAGACGGCACAATATCTTTTGCCTTTATAAGTAATGTACTTCACGAAGCATTAGATAAAGAAAAACTTCTAAATGAAATTAGAAGAATTCTCTCTCCTAAAGGACGACTAGCTATTGTAGAATGGGAAAAAATTCAAGGAGAATTTGGCCCTCCCCTAGAACATAGATTAGATAAATTTCACCTTATGAAGGTATTAGATAAAATTAAATTTTCAAATATATCCCTTGTAAGTATAGGTGAAAACTTTTATGGCTTAACGGCACAAAAATAA
- a CDS encoding HutP family protein has protein sequence MIIESTDVAKASIEMSISSRENEKKLEEFFENKGILTAAVDIGGNINNSIPKIIERALVASKKRGLIRENYHVHDGAIAGATREALFQIIQKANGLNVGGKIGIARNKEHISVCIFMSIGLLHLNEVVIGLGHRSIPI, from the coding sequence ATGATTATAGAAAGTACTGATGTGGCAAAGGCTTCTATAGAAATGTCCATCTCCTCTAGGGAAAATGAAAAAAAATTAGAGGAGTTTTTTGAAAATAAAGGTATTTTAACTGCTGCTGTAGACATAGGTGGAAATATCAACAACAGTATACCAAAAATAATTGAAAGAGCCCTGGTAGCATCTAAAAAGAGAGGACTTATAAGAGAAAATTATCATGTACATGATGGTGCTATAGCAGGTGCTACAAGAGAGGCACTTTTTCAGATTATTCAAAAAGCAAATGGACTGAATGTAGGGGGTAAAATTGGTATAGCCAGAAATAAGGAACATATAAGTGTATGTATATTTATGAGCATAGGATTGTTGCATTTAAATGAAGTAGTGATTGGCCTGGGACATCGTTCTATTCCCATATAA
- a CDS encoding ABC transporter substrate-binding protein, with protein MVGKKKLSFLAAFLLAASILGGCTRTSSSNSKSTLKDKEVIKIGITQVTEHPALDSARKGFIAALKAKGYEDGKNIKINYQNAQGDMPTTQSIAQNFVSQKEDLILAIATPSAQAAYNATKDIPILITAVTDPVKAGIAKSLKNSGTNVTGTSDDLPIGKQFELLKKLAPNAKKIGIVYNTSETNSQIQVENAKKAAPSYGMEIVTAGVTNVSEVPQSLDSIVGKIDALYVPTDNAVVSSIATVVNTCYKKNIPVIGSEKGQVTSGALATTGIDYTKLGYQTGLMAVEIINGKKPSELPITTLKDMQLVINEDAAKKLNITIPSDLNSKAEKVKGGVN; from the coding sequence ATGGTAGGAAAGAAAAAACTTTCATTTCTTGCAGCATTTTTATTGGCTGCATCAATTTTAGGTGGATGTACTAGAACATCGTCAAGCAATTCTAAATCAACTCTTAAAGACAAAGAAGTAATTAAGATTGGTATTACCCAGGTTACAGAGCACCCGGCTCTTGATTCTGCTAGAAAAGGTTTTATAGCGGCATTAAAAGCTAAAGGATATGAAGATGGTAAAAATATTAAGATAAATTATCAGAATGCCCAAGGTGACATGCCTACAACCCAGAGCATAGCTCAAAACTTTGTATCCCAGAAAGAAGATTTAATCCTTGCAATAGCAACTCCTTCTGCCCAGGCAGCTTATAATGCTACCAAGGATATTCCTATACTTATAACTGCAGTAACAGACCCAGTTAAGGCAGGAATTGCAAAATCTCTTAAAAACTCTGGAACTAATGTAACAGGAACTTCAGATGATCTACCAATAGGAAAACAATTTGAGCTTTTAAAGAAATTAGCACCTAATGCTAAAAAAATAGGTATTGTATACAATACCAGTGAAACCAACTCACAAATTCAGGTGGAAAATGCTAAAAAAGCTGCTCCATCTTACGGAATGGAAATCGTAACAGCAGGAGTTACAAATGTAAGTGAAGTCCCTCAATCTTTAGATTCTATAGTCGGAAAAATTGATGCATTATATGTACCTACAGATAATGCAGTGGTTTCATCCATAGCTACAGTAGTAAACACATGCTACAAGAAAAATATACCTGTAATTGGTTCTGAAAAAGGACAGGTAACCAGCGGTGCTCTTGCCACTACAGGTATTGATTACACTAAATTAGGTTACCAAACAGGTCTTATGGCAGTAGAAATAATAAATGGTAAAAAACCTAGTGAACTTCCTATTACAACTTTAAAAGACATGCAGCTTGTTATAAATGAAGATGCAGCTAAAAAGCTCAACATAACTATCCCAAGTGATTTAAACTCCAAAGCTGAAAAAGTAAAGGGAGGAGTTAATTAG
- a CDS encoding ABC transporter permease → MDILVSVLQQGLIFSIAAFGIYITFRILDFPDLSVDGTFPLGAAVTAMFIVKGMNPFAASILSFGAGCIGGLFTGILHVRLKITNLLSGILVMIGLYSINLRIMTKSNVPLFGQKTIFSNNINLLLILFIIMIIVKVILDLFLKTKMGFALKAVGDNEQLVTSLSLNKDTIKLIGLAISNGLVALSGSMMAQYQGFSDVGMGTGTVVMGLAAVILGESIFGKIKLLKPTTTALLGSILYKAAIALALLCNLQSNDLKLVTALIVILALSLNGKKLSFKTKNNNLGGESYVKNTKTA, encoded by the coding sequence GTGGATATACTAGTAAGTGTATTACAACAAGGACTTATATTCTCCATAGCAGCTTTTGGAATATATATAACATTTAGAATATTGGATTTTCCGGATTTATCCGTAGACGGTACATTTCCTTTAGGCGCCGCTGTAACTGCTATGTTCATAGTAAAAGGAATGAATCCCTTTGCAGCATCTATTTTATCCTTTGGAGCAGGATGTATTGGAGGACTTTTTACAGGAATTCTCCATGTTAGATTAAAGATAACTAATCTTTTATCAGGTATTTTAGTTATGATAGGCCTATATTCTATAAATTTAAGAATAATGACAAAATCCAATGTACCTTTATTTGGACAAAAAACTATATTCTCGAATAATATAAATCTTCTATTAATACTGTTTATTATTATGATTATAGTAAAAGTAATTTTGGATTTATTTTTAAAAACCAAAATGGGATTTGCATTAAAAGCCGTAGGAGACAATGAACAATTAGTAACTTCTCTTAGTCTTAATAAAGATACTATAAAATTAATCGGACTTGCCATCTCAAATGGACTGGTGGCTTTATCTGGTTCGATGATGGCTCAATATCAGGGCTTTTCCGATGTGGGAATGGGAACTGGAACTGTAGTAATGGGTCTTGCAGCAGTTATTTTAGGAGAATCTATATTTGGAAAGATAAAGTTATTGAAACCTACAACTACGGCATTATTGGGATCAATACTATATAAGGCTGCAATAGCATTAGCTCTACTATGTAACCTTCAGTCCAACGATTTAAAATTGGTAACTGCCTTAATAGTAATTTTGGCTTTATCTTTAAATGGAAAGAAATTGAGCTTTAAAACCAAGAATAATAATCTTGGAGGTGAGTCTTATGTTAAAAATACAAAGACTGCGTAA
- a CDS encoding ABC transporter ATP-binding protein: MLKIQRLRKVFNKNTLNENILYDNLSLTVEKGDFVTIIGSNGAGKSTLLNLICGTLSADEGSIILNGEDISKLPEYKRTRHIGRVFQDPSKGVLPNMTILENMSIAYNKGKRYGLTMCVNKNNTKLFIEMLSQINLGLEDKLNTKVNLLSGGQRQALSLIMAVMCKPELLLLDEHIAALDPKTSERIIEITDKIIMENKITTLMVTHNLNHAITLGNRLFMMHEGKIIMDVRGEEKSRLTIDKLLKSFERVQGKQEGLSDRVLFS; this comes from the coding sequence ATGTTAAAAATACAAAGACTGCGTAAAGTATTCAACAAGAATACTTTAAATGAAAATATATTATATGATAATTTATCCTTAACTGTAGAAAAAGGCGATTTTGTTACCATAATAGGCAGTAACGGTGCTGGAAAATCAACCCTTCTCAATTTAATATGTGGCACTTTAAGTGCCGATGAAGGTTCTATAATATTAAATGGTGAAGACATAAGTAAACTGCCTGAATATAAAAGAACCAGACACATAGGAAGAGTATTTCAGGATCCTTCAAAGGGCGTTTTGCCCAATATGACTATACTAGAAAATATGTCTATAGCCTACAATAAAGGAAAGAGATATGGACTCACAATGTGTGTAAATAAAAATAATACTAAACTTTTTATTGAAATGCTGTCCCAAATCAATCTGGGATTGGAAGATAAACTCAATACAAAAGTAAATCTTTTATCCGGCGGACAAAGACAGGCTTTATCTTTAATAATGGCAGTAATGTGTAAACCAGAACTCTTACTTCTAGATGAGCATATAGCAGCTTTGGACCCCAAAACTTCAGAACGTATAATAGAAATTACAGATAAAATAATAATGGAAAATAAAATAACTACACTTATGGTTACCCACAACTTGAATCATGCCATAACCCTAGGAAATAGATTATTTATGATGCACGAAGGAAAAATAATTATGGATGTAAGAGGGGAAGAAAAAAGCAGACTAACTATAGATAAACTATTGAAATCCTTTGAAAGAGTTCAAGGAAAACAAGAAGGGTTAAGTGACAGAGTTTTATTTTCCTAA